Proteins from one Salvelinus sp. IW2-2015 linkage group LG32, ASM291031v2, whole genome shotgun sequence genomic window:
- the LOC111956723 gene encoding ras GTPase-activating protein nGAP isoform X6, producing the protein MMGNSCDREVSAERSPRRRSISGLGNSEKNISLDVPNSSPFKVPGFFSKRLKGSIKRTKSQTKLDRNTSFRLPSLRPSENERSRGLPKLKESCSHESLLSPGSAVEALDLGMEEDVYVKPLHSSILGQEFCFEVTYSGGSKCFSCSSASERDKWMENLRRTVQPNKDNCRRTENVLRLWIIEAKDLPPKKKYFCELCLDDILYARTTSKTRADCLFWGEHFEFYSLPSVRSITVHIYKDVDKKKKKDKNNYVGLVNIPIGGVTGRQFVEKWYPVSTPTTSKGKGGGPSIRIKSRFQTISILPMEQYKEFAEFITNNYTMLCSVLEPVISVKNKEEMACALVHILQSTGRAKDFLTDLVMSEVDRCADHDVLIFRENTLATKAIEEYLKLVGQKYLHDALGEFIKALYESDENCEVDPGKCSSSELPEHQSNLKMCCELAFCKIINSYCVFPRELKEVFAAWKQQCLTRGNQDISKRLISASLFLRFLCPAIMSPSLFSLMQEYPDDRTSRTLTLIAKVIQNLANFAKFGNKEEYMAFMNDFLEHEWAGMMRFLTEISNPETISNTPGFEGYIDLGRELSVLHSLLWDVVSQLDKGENSFLQATVAKLGPLPRILGDIARSLSSPTPIQQQLRRFQDYSSSHNISGSVPSGLQRIFEDPADSEVGRIKSPVQEHVTNGLHRGKHPLLGQQSSGHSMSFSDKEERENLLPNGRSISLVDLQDSHMVQSGKGPLLHDAPPKLSRVGSQLSIGHPHQATTSQSHQALHQKPSLQDNLPQSAPQVRRPLHPSLSHQRSLQPLSFQNPVYHLSNQTQQQHTAVHSTTHSVHSHSVHSLQPDSSSENLSTDSSRSHSNSEVEFGGGSQGGKGGRVPSNSSLEEFSRRSTQSEDCSTPRRHNPPDHHRGAHAVAVPRQSSTAHIVRVEQQSRSGGSGGARTPRSLPRSPPHSASLRSSSSINTEPMPIPIQAQPGTGGRSHQQSTCSMESPVPPVRSVAKQQTPPQVASPVEPVTMSPVERTAAWVLNNGQFEDETAPADQSREDSRHAKKYEQEISKLKERLRVSSRCLEEYERRLLAQEQQMQKLLMEYKSRLEDSEERLRRQQEEKDNQMKSIICRLIAVEEELKRDHAEMQAVIDAKQKIIDAQEKRISSLDAANSRLMSALTQVKERYSMQNLRNGLSPTNPTKLSITENGEFKNSSC; encoded by the exons AAGTGTCTGCTGAGAGGTCCCCCAGGAGGCGGAGTATCTCAGGCCTGGGGAATTCAGAGAAGAACATATCCCTGGACGTACCCAACTCATCTCCCTTCAAAGTACCG GGGTTTTTCAGCAAACGACTGAAGGGATCCATAAAGCGGACGAAGAGTCAGACCAAACTGGACCGTAACACCAGCTTCAGACTGCCCTCCCTGAGACCTTCAGAAAATGAAAG ATCCCGAGGGCTTCCTAAGTTAAAGGAATCGTGTTCCCACGAGTCCCTGCTCAGCCCGGGCAGTGCAGTAGAAGCCCTGGATCTGGGAATGGAGGAAGATGTCTATGTCAAACCTCTCCACAGTAGCATATTGGGACAGGAGTTCTGCTTCGAG gTGACCTACTCAGGAGGAAGTAAGTGTTTCAGCTGCTCCTCAGCCTCAGAGAGAGACAAATGGATGGAGAACCTGAGGAGGACGGTCCAGCCAAACAAG GATAACTGCCGACGGACTGAGAATGTCCTCCGGCTATGGATCATCGAAGCCAAGGACCTGCCTCCCAAGAAGAAGTACTTCTGTGAACTGTGCCTGGATGATATTCTATATGCCCGTACCACCAGCAAAACCCGGGCTGACTGCCTGTTCTGGGGGGAACACTTTGAGTTCTACAGCCTGCCGTCTGTCCGTAGCATCACCGTGCACATCTACAAGGACGtggacaagaagaagaagaaggacaaGAACAACTACGTGGGCCTGGTCAACATCCCCATCGGGGGGGTGACGGGGAGGCAGTTTGTGGAGAAGTGGTACCCTGTCAGCACCCCCACCACCAGCAAGGGCAAAGGAGGAGGGCCGTCAATCCGGATCAAGTCCCGCTTCCAGACCATCTCCATCCTGCCCATGGAGCAGTATAAGGAGTTTGCAGAGTTCATCACTAACAACTACACCATGCTGTGTTCTGTTCTGGAGCCGGTGATCAGTGTGAAGAACAAGGAGGAGATGGCCTGTGCCCTGGTTCACATCCTACAGAGCACCGGACGGGCCAAG gaCTTCCTGACAGATCTAGTGATGTCCGAGGTGGACCGCTGTGCAGACCACGACGTCTTGATCTTCAGAGAGAACACTCTGGCCACCAAGGCCATAGAGGAGTACCTCAAACTGGTGGGACAGAAGTACCTTCATGACGCACTAG GAGAGTTCATCAAAGCGTTGTATGAGTCAGATGAGAACTGTGAGGTGGACCCAGGGAAGTGCTCCAGTAGTGAACTCCCTGAGCACCAGAGCAACCTGAAGATGTGCTGCGAGCTGGCCTTCTGCAAGATCATCAACTCCTACTG TGTGTTCCCGCGGGAGCTAAAGGAGGTGTTTGCAGCGTGGAAGCAGCAGTGTCTGACCCGAGGGAACCAGGACATTAGCAAGCGCCTCATCAGCGCCTCCTTGTTCCTCCGCTTCCTCTGTCCCGCCATCATGTCCCCCTCACTCTTCAGCCTCATGCAGGAGTACCCCGACGACCGCACTTCCCGTACCCTCACCCTCATCGCCAAGGTCATTCAGAACCTGGCCAACTTCGCCAA GTTTGGCAACAAAGAGGAGTACATGGCATTCATGAACGACTTCCTGGAGCACGAATGGGCAGGTATGATGCGTTTCCTCACGGAGATCTCCAACCCAGAGACCATCTCCAACACGCCAGGATTCGAAGGTTACATCGACCTTGGCCGAGAGCTGTCTGTCCTCCACTCGCTCCTGTGGGACGTGGTGTCCCAGTTGGACAAG GGTGAAAATTCCTTCCTGCAGGCGACCGTAGCCAAGCTGGGCCCCCTGCCCCGCATCCTGGGGGACATAGCCCGCTCTCTGTCTAGCCCCACACCCATCCAGCAGCAGCTCCGACGCTTCCAGGACTACAGCTCCTCACACAACATCAGCGGCAGCGTCCCCTCAGGCCTGCAGAGGATATTTGAAGATCCGGCTGACAG TGAGGTTGGCAGAATCAAGTCCCCAGTCCAAGAGCATGTTACAAACGGCCTTCACCGGGGGAAGCACCCTCTCCTGGGCCAGCAGTCGTCCGGCCATAGCATGAGCTTCTcagacaaggaggagagagaaaacctCCTGCCCAACGGACGCAGCATTTCCCTGGTGGACCTTCAGGACTCTCACATGGTCCAGAGTGGCAAGGGACCCCTCCTCCACGATGCTCCCCCCAAGCTGAGCAGGGTGGGCTCCCAGCTCTCTATCGGACACCCCCACCAGGCTACCACCTCACAGTCACACCAAGCCCTCCACCAGAAGCCCTCGTTACAGGACAACCTCCCCCAGAGTGCACCCCAGGTGCGTCGGCCCCTGCACCCTTCCCTCAGCCATCAGAGGAGCCTCCAGCCCCTGTCTTTCCAGAACCCTGTCTATCACCTTAGCAAccagacacaacaacaacacacagcagtACACTCCACAACACACTCGGTCCACTCCCACTCAGTGCACTCCCTGCAGCCGGACTCCAGCTCTGAGAACCTGAGCACCGATAGCTCCCGCAGCCACAGCAACTCGGAGGTTGAGTTTGGAGGCGGGAGCCAGGGGGGGAAAGGGGGCAGGGTCCCGTCCAATAGCAGTCTGGAGGAGTTCAGCCGGCGGAGCACGCAGAGCGAAGACTGCTCCACGCCGCGCCGCCACAACCCGCCAGACCACCACAGAGGAGCCCACGCTGTGGCAGTGCCCAGGCAAAGCAGCACGGCCCACATCGTGAGGGTGGAGCAGCAGAGCCGCAGCGGGGGGAGTGGTGGGGCCCGGACGCCTCGCTCCCTGCCCCGCTCCCCGCCCCACAGCGCCTCTCTGCGCAGCAGCAGCTCCATCAACACAGAGCCCATGCCTATCCCCATCCAGGCCCAGCCAGGCACAGGAGGCCGCTCACACCAACAGTCCACCTGCTCCATGGAGAGCCCTGTGCCCCCCGTCAGGAGCGTTGCCAAGCAGCAGACGCCACCGCAG GTGGCGTCGCCGGTAGAGCCAGTCACCATGTCACCGGTAGAGAGGACAGCGGCGTGGGTACTGAATAACGGCCAGTTCGAGGACGAGACGGCCCCAGCAGATCAGAGCAGGGAAGACAGCAGGCACGCCAAGAAG TATGAACAGGAGATCTCCAAGCTGAAGGAGCGCCTGCGAGTGTCTAGTCGGTGTCTGGAGGAGTACGAGAGACGTCTGCTGGCCCAGGAGCAGCAGATGCAGAAACTGCTGATGGAGTACAAGTCCCGCCTGGAGGACAGCGAGGAGAGGCTGCGGCGGCAGCAGGAGGAGAAGGACAACCAGATGAAGAGCATCATCTGCAG GTTAATTGCTGTTGAGGAGGAGCTGAAGAGAGACCATGCAGAGATGCAGGCTGTCATAGATGCCAAGCAGAAGATCATTGATGCACAG gAGAAGAGGATAAGCTCCCTGGATGCAGCCAACTCTCGGCTGATGAGTGCCCTGACACAGGTGAAGGAGCGCTATAGCATGCAGAACCTGCGCAACGGCCTCTCGCCAACCAACCCCACAAAACTGTCGATCACTGAGAACGGAGAGTTCAAAAACAGCAGCTGCTGA
- the LOC111956723 gene encoding ras GTPase-activating protein nGAP isoform X7 has protein sequence MEYIWEVSAERSPRRRSISGLGNSEKNISLDVPNSSPFKVPGFFSKRLKGSIKRTKSQTKLDRNTSFRLPSLRPSENERSRGLPKLKESCSHESLLSPGSAVEALDLGMEEDVYVKPLHSSILGQEFCFEVTYSGGSKCFSCSSASERDKWMENLRRTVQPNKDNCRRTENVLRLWIIEAKDLPPKKKYFCELCLDDILYARTTSKTRADCLFWGEHFEFYSLPSVRSITVHIYKDVDKKKKKDKNNYVGLVNIPIGGVTGRQFVEKWYPVSTPTTSKGKGGGPSIRIKSRFQTISILPMEQYKEFAEFITNNYTMLCSVLEPVISVKNKEEMACALVHILQSTGRAKDFLTDLVMSEVDRCADHDVLIFRENTLATKAIEEYLKLVGQKYLHDALGEFIKALYESDENCEVDPGKCSSSELPEHQSNLKMCCELAFCKIINSYCVFPRELKEVFAAWKQQCLTRGNQDISKRLISASLFLRFLCPAIMSPSLFSLMQEYPDDRTSRTLTLIAKVIQNLANFAKFGNKEEYMAFMNDFLEHEWAGMMRFLTEISNPETISNTPGFEGYIDLGRELSVLHSLLWDVVSQLDKGENSFLQATVAKLGPLPRILGDIARSLSSPTPIQQQLRRFQDYSSSHNISGSVPSGLQRIFEDPADSEVGRIKSPVQEHVTNGLHRGKHPLLGQQSSGHSMSFSDKEERENLLPNGRSISLVDLQDSHMVQSGKGPLLHDAPPKLSRVGSQLSIGHPHQATTSQSHQALHQKPSLQDNLPQSAPQVRRPLHPSLSHQRSLQPLSFQNPVYHLSNQTQQQHTAVHSTTHSVHSHSVHSLQPDSSSENLSTDSSRSHSNSEVEFGGGSQGGKGGRVPSNSSLEEFSRRSTQSEDCSTPRRHNPPDHHRGAHAVAVPRQSSTAHIVRVEQQSRSGGSGGARTPRSLPRSPPHSASLRSSSSINTEPMPIPIQAQPGTGGRSHQQSTCSMESPVPPVRSVAKQQTPPQVASPVEPVTMSPVERTAAWVLNNGQFEDETAPADQSREDSRHAKKYEQEISKLKERLRVSSRCLEEYERRLLAQEQQMQKLLMEYKSRLEDSEERLRRQQEEKDNQMKSIICRLIAVEEELKRDHAEMQAVIDAKQKIIDAQEKRISSLDAANSRLMSALTQVKERYSMQNLRNGLSPTNPTKLSITENGEFKNSSC, from the exons AAGTGTCTGCTGAGAGGTCCCCCAGGAGGCGGAGTATCTCAGGCCTGGGGAATTCAGAGAAGAACATATCCCTGGACGTACCCAACTCATCTCCCTTCAAAGTACCG GGGTTTTTCAGCAAACGACTGAAGGGATCCATAAAGCGGACGAAGAGTCAGACCAAACTGGACCGTAACACCAGCTTCAGACTGCCCTCCCTGAGACCTTCAGAAAATGAAAG ATCCCGAGGGCTTCCTAAGTTAAAGGAATCGTGTTCCCACGAGTCCCTGCTCAGCCCGGGCAGTGCAGTAGAAGCCCTGGATCTGGGAATGGAGGAAGATGTCTATGTCAAACCTCTCCACAGTAGCATATTGGGACAGGAGTTCTGCTTCGAG gTGACCTACTCAGGAGGAAGTAAGTGTTTCAGCTGCTCCTCAGCCTCAGAGAGAGACAAATGGATGGAGAACCTGAGGAGGACGGTCCAGCCAAACAAG GATAACTGCCGACGGACTGAGAATGTCCTCCGGCTATGGATCATCGAAGCCAAGGACCTGCCTCCCAAGAAGAAGTACTTCTGTGAACTGTGCCTGGATGATATTCTATATGCCCGTACCACCAGCAAAACCCGGGCTGACTGCCTGTTCTGGGGGGAACACTTTGAGTTCTACAGCCTGCCGTCTGTCCGTAGCATCACCGTGCACATCTACAAGGACGtggacaagaagaagaagaaggacaaGAACAACTACGTGGGCCTGGTCAACATCCCCATCGGGGGGGTGACGGGGAGGCAGTTTGTGGAGAAGTGGTACCCTGTCAGCACCCCCACCACCAGCAAGGGCAAAGGAGGAGGGCCGTCAATCCGGATCAAGTCCCGCTTCCAGACCATCTCCATCCTGCCCATGGAGCAGTATAAGGAGTTTGCAGAGTTCATCACTAACAACTACACCATGCTGTGTTCTGTTCTGGAGCCGGTGATCAGTGTGAAGAACAAGGAGGAGATGGCCTGTGCCCTGGTTCACATCCTACAGAGCACCGGACGGGCCAAG gaCTTCCTGACAGATCTAGTGATGTCCGAGGTGGACCGCTGTGCAGACCACGACGTCTTGATCTTCAGAGAGAACACTCTGGCCACCAAGGCCATAGAGGAGTACCTCAAACTGGTGGGACAGAAGTACCTTCATGACGCACTAG GAGAGTTCATCAAAGCGTTGTATGAGTCAGATGAGAACTGTGAGGTGGACCCAGGGAAGTGCTCCAGTAGTGAACTCCCTGAGCACCAGAGCAACCTGAAGATGTGCTGCGAGCTGGCCTTCTGCAAGATCATCAACTCCTACTG TGTGTTCCCGCGGGAGCTAAAGGAGGTGTTTGCAGCGTGGAAGCAGCAGTGTCTGACCCGAGGGAACCAGGACATTAGCAAGCGCCTCATCAGCGCCTCCTTGTTCCTCCGCTTCCTCTGTCCCGCCATCATGTCCCCCTCACTCTTCAGCCTCATGCAGGAGTACCCCGACGACCGCACTTCCCGTACCCTCACCCTCATCGCCAAGGTCATTCAGAACCTGGCCAACTTCGCCAA GTTTGGCAACAAAGAGGAGTACATGGCATTCATGAACGACTTCCTGGAGCACGAATGGGCAGGTATGATGCGTTTCCTCACGGAGATCTCCAACCCAGAGACCATCTCCAACACGCCAGGATTCGAAGGTTACATCGACCTTGGCCGAGAGCTGTCTGTCCTCCACTCGCTCCTGTGGGACGTGGTGTCCCAGTTGGACAAG GGTGAAAATTCCTTCCTGCAGGCGACCGTAGCCAAGCTGGGCCCCCTGCCCCGCATCCTGGGGGACATAGCCCGCTCTCTGTCTAGCCCCACACCCATCCAGCAGCAGCTCCGACGCTTCCAGGACTACAGCTCCTCACACAACATCAGCGGCAGCGTCCCCTCAGGCCTGCAGAGGATATTTGAAGATCCGGCTGACAG TGAGGTTGGCAGAATCAAGTCCCCAGTCCAAGAGCATGTTACAAACGGCCTTCACCGGGGGAAGCACCCTCTCCTGGGCCAGCAGTCGTCCGGCCATAGCATGAGCTTCTcagacaaggaggagagagaaaacctCCTGCCCAACGGACGCAGCATTTCCCTGGTGGACCTTCAGGACTCTCACATGGTCCAGAGTGGCAAGGGACCCCTCCTCCACGATGCTCCCCCCAAGCTGAGCAGGGTGGGCTCCCAGCTCTCTATCGGACACCCCCACCAGGCTACCACCTCACAGTCACACCAAGCCCTCCACCAGAAGCCCTCGTTACAGGACAACCTCCCCCAGAGTGCACCCCAGGTGCGTCGGCCCCTGCACCCTTCCCTCAGCCATCAGAGGAGCCTCCAGCCCCTGTCTTTCCAGAACCCTGTCTATCACCTTAGCAAccagacacaacaacaacacacagcagtACACTCCACAACACACTCGGTCCACTCCCACTCAGTGCACTCCCTGCAGCCGGACTCCAGCTCTGAGAACCTGAGCACCGATAGCTCCCGCAGCCACAGCAACTCGGAGGTTGAGTTTGGAGGCGGGAGCCAGGGGGGGAAAGGGGGCAGGGTCCCGTCCAATAGCAGTCTGGAGGAGTTCAGCCGGCGGAGCACGCAGAGCGAAGACTGCTCCACGCCGCGCCGCCACAACCCGCCAGACCACCACAGAGGAGCCCACGCTGTGGCAGTGCCCAGGCAAAGCAGCACGGCCCACATCGTGAGGGTGGAGCAGCAGAGCCGCAGCGGGGGGAGTGGTGGGGCCCGGACGCCTCGCTCCCTGCCCCGCTCCCCGCCCCACAGCGCCTCTCTGCGCAGCAGCAGCTCCATCAACACAGAGCCCATGCCTATCCCCATCCAGGCCCAGCCAGGCACAGGAGGCCGCTCACACCAACAGTCCACCTGCTCCATGGAGAGCCCTGTGCCCCCCGTCAGGAGCGTTGCCAAGCAGCAGACGCCACCGCAG GTGGCGTCGCCGGTAGAGCCAGTCACCATGTCACCGGTAGAGAGGACAGCGGCGTGGGTACTGAATAACGGCCAGTTCGAGGACGAGACGGCCCCAGCAGATCAGAGCAGGGAAGACAGCAGGCACGCCAAGAAG TATGAACAGGAGATCTCCAAGCTGAAGGAGCGCCTGCGAGTGTCTAGTCGGTGTCTGGAGGAGTACGAGAGACGTCTGCTGGCCCAGGAGCAGCAGATGCAGAAACTGCTGATGGAGTACAAGTCCCGCCTGGAGGACAGCGAGGAGAGGCTGCGGCGGCAGCAGGAGGAGAAGGACAACCAGATGAAGAGCATCATCTGCAG GTTAATTGCTGTTGAGGAGGAGCTGAAGAGAGACCATGCAGAGATGCAGGCTGTCATAGATGCCAAGCAGAAGATCATTGATGCACAG gAGAAGAGGATAAGCTCCCTGGATGCAGCCAACTCTCGGCTGATGAGTGCCCTGACACAGGTGAAGGAGCGCTATAGCATGCAGAACCTGCGCAACGGCCTCTCGCCAACCAACCCCACAAAACTGTCGATCACTGAGAACGGAGAGTTCAAAAACAGCAGCTGCTGA
- the LOC111956723 gene encoding ras GTPase-activating protein nGAP isoform X5, translating into MWERKYCILTDSQLILLNKEEVMPGEVVDNPTESSKXRSLRRTVSVPSEGQFPEFQAEGASILEVSAERSPRRRSISGLGNSEKNISLDVPNSSPFKVPGFFSKRLKGSIKRTKSQTKLDRNTSFRLPSLRPSENERSRGLPKLKESCSHESLLSPGSAVEALDLGMEEDVYVKPLHSSILGQEFCFEVTYSGGSKCFSCSSASERDKWMENLRRTVQPNKDNCRRTENVLRLWIIEAKDLPPKKKYFCELCLDDILYARTTSKTRADCLFWGEHFEFYSLPSVRSITVHIYKDVDKKKKKDKNNYVGLVNIPIGGVTGRQFVEKWYPVSTPTTSKGKGGGPSIRIKSRFQTISILPMEQYKEFAEFITNNYTMLCSVLEPVISVKNKEEMACALVHILQSTGRAKDFLTDLVMSEVDRCADHDVLIFRENTLATKAIEEYLKLVGQKYLHDALGEFIKALYESDENCEVDPGKCSSSELPEHQSNLKMCCELAFCKIINSYCVFPRELKEVFAAWKQQCLTRGNQDISKRLISASLFLRFLCPAIMSPSLFSLMQEYPDDRTSRTLTLIAKVIQNLANFAKFGNKEEYMAFMNDFLEHEWAGMMRFLTEISNPETISNTPGFEGYIDLGRELSVLHSLLWDVVSQLDKGENSFLQATVAKLGPLPRILGDIARSLSSPTPIQQQLRRFQDYSSSHNISGSVPSGLQRIFEDPADSEVGRIKSPVQEHVTNGLHRGKHPLLGQQSSGHSMSFSDKEERENLLPNGRSISLVDLQDSHMVQSGKGPLLHDAPPKLSRVGSQLSIGHPHQATTSQSHQALHQKPSLQDNLPQSAPQVRRPLHPSLSHQRSLQPLSFQNPVYHLSNQTQQQHTAVHSTTHSVHSHSVHSLQPDSSSENLSTDSSRSHSNSEVEFGGGSQGGKGGRVPSNSSLEEFSRRSTQSEDCSTPRRHNPPDHHRGAHAVAVPRQSSTAHIVRVEQQSRSGGSGGARTPRSLPRSPPHSASLRSSSSINTEPMPIPIQAQPGTGGRSHQQSTCSMESPVPPVRSVAKQQTPPQVASPVEPVTMSPVERTAAWVLNNGQFEDETAPADQSREDSRHAKKYEQEISKLKERLRVSSRCLEEYERRLLAQEQQMQKLLMEYKSRLEDSEERLRRQQEEKDNQMKSIICRLIAVEEELKRDHAEMQAVIDAKQKIIDAQEKRISSLDAANSRLMSALTQVKERYSMQNLRNGLSPTNPTKLSITENGEFKNSSC; encoded by the exons AAGTGTCTGCTGAGAGGTCCCCCAGGAGGCGGAGTATCTCAGGCCTGGGGAATTCAGAGAAGAACATATCCCTGGACGTACCCAACTCATCTCCCTTCAAAGTACCG GGGTTTTTCAGCAAACGACTGAAGGGATCCATAAAGCGGACGAAGAGTCAGACCAAACTGGACCGTAACACCAGCTTCAGACTGCCCTCCCTGAGACCTTCAGAAAATGAAAG ATCCCGAGGGCTTCCTAAGTTAAAGGAATCGTGTTCCCACGAGTCCCTGCTCAGCCCGGGCAGTGCAGTAGAAGCCCTGGATCTGGGAATGGAGGAAGATGTCTATGTCAAACCTCTCCACAGTAGCATATTGGGACAGGAGTTCTGCTTCGAG gTGACCTACTCAGGAGGAAGTAAGTGTTTCAGCTGCTCCTCAGCCTCAGAGAGAGACAAATGGATGGAGAACCTGAGGAGGACGGTCCAGCCAAACAAG GATAACTGCCGACGGACTGAGAATGTCCTCCGGCTATGGATCATCGAAGCCAAGGACCTGCCTCCCAAGAAGAAGTACTTCTGTGAACTGTGCCTGGATGATATTCTATATGCCCGTACCACCAGCAAAACCCGGGCTGACTGCCTGTTCTGGGGGGAACACTTTGAGTTCTACAGCCTGCCGTCTGTCCGTAGCATCACCGTGCACATCTACAAGGACGtggacaagaagaagaagaaggacaaGAACAACTACGTGGGCCTGGTCAACATCCCCATCGGGGGGGTGACGGGGAGGCAGTTTGTGGAGAAGTGGTACCCTGTCAGCACCCCCACCACCAGCAAGGGCAAAGGAGGAGGGCCGTCAATCCGGATCAAGTCCCGCTTCCAGACCATCTCCATCCTGCCCATGGAGCAGTATAAGGAGTTTGCAGAGTTCATCACTAACAACTACACCATGCTGTGTTCTGTTCTGGAGCCGGTGATCAGTGTGAAGAACAAGGAGGAGATGGCCTGTGCCCTGGTTCACATCCTACAGAGCACCGGACGGGCCAAG gaCTTCCTGACAGATCTAGTGATGTCCGAGGTGGACCGCTGTGCAGACCACGACGTCTTGATCTTCAGAGAGAACACTCTGGCCACCAAGGCCATAGAGGAGTACCTCAAACTGGTGGGACAGAAGTACCTTCATGACGCACTAG GAGAGTTCATCAAAGCGTTGTATGAGTCAGATGAGAACTGTGAGGTGGACCCAGGGAAGTGCTCCAGTAGTGAACTCCCTGAGCACCAGAGCAACCTGAAGATGTGCTGCGAGCTGGCCTTCTGCAAGATCATCAACTCCTACTG TGTGTTCCCGCGGGAGCTAAAGGAGGTGTTTGCAGCGTGGAAGCAGCAGTGTCTGACCCGAGGGAACCAGGACATTAGCAAGCGCCTCATCAGCGCCTCCTTGTTCCTCCGCTTCCTCTGTCCCGCCATCATGTCCCCCTCACTCTTCAGCCTCATGCAGGAGTACCCCGACGACCGCACTTCCCGTACCCTCACCCTCATCGCCAAGGTCATTCAGAACCTGGCCAACTTCGCCAA GTTTGGCAACAAAGAGGAGTACATGGCATTCATGAACGACTTCCTGGAGCACGAATGGGCAGGTATGATGCGTTTCCTCACGGAGATCTCCAACCCAGAGACCATCTCCAACACGCCAGGATTCGAAGGTTACATCGACCTTGGCCGAGAGCTGTCTGTCCTCCACTCGCTCCTGTGGGACGTGGTGTCCCAGTTGGACAAG GGTGAAAATTCCTTCCTGCAGGCGACCGTAGCCAAGCTGGGCCCCCTGCCCCGCATCCTGGGGGACATAGCCCGCTCTCTGTCTAGCCCCACACCCATCCAGCAGCAGCTCCGACGCTTCCAGGACTACAGCTCCTCACACAACATCAGCGGCAGCGTCCCCTCAGGCCTGCAGAGGATATTTGAAGATCCGGCTGACAG TGAGGTTGGCAGAATCAAGTCCCCAGTCCAAGAGCATGTTACAAACGGCCTTCACCGGGGGAAGCACCCTCTCCTGGGCCAGCAGTCGTCCGGCCATAGCATGAGCTTCTcagacaaggaggagagagaaaacctCCTGCCCAACGGACGCAGCATTTCCCTGGTGGACCTTCAGGACTCTCACATGGTCCAGAGTGGCAAGGGACCCCTCCTCCACGATGCTCCCCCCAAGCTGAGCAGGGTGGGCTCCCAGCTCTCTATCGGACACCCCCACCAGGCTACCACCTCACAGTCACACCAAGCCCTCCACCAGAAGCCCTCGTTACAGGACAACCTCCCCCAGAGTGCACCCCAGGTGCGTCGGCCCCTGCACCCTTCCCTCAGCCATCAGAGGAGCCTCCAGCCCCTGTCTTTCCAGAACCCTGTCTATCACCTTAGCAAccagacacaacaacaacacacagcagtACACTCCACAACACACTCGGTCCACTCCCACTCAGTGCACTCCCTGCAGCCGGACTCCAGCTCTGAGAACCTGAGCACCGATAGCTCCCGCAGCCACAGCAACTCGGAGGTTGAGTTTGGAGGCGGGAGCCAGGGGGGGAAAGGGGGCAGGGTCCCGTCCAATAGCAGTCTGGAGGAGTTCAGCCGGCGGAGCACGCAGAGCGAAGACTGCTCCACGCCGCGCCGCCACAACCCGCCAGACCACCACAGAGGAGCCCACGCTGTGGCAGTGCCCAGGCAAAGCAGCACGGCCCACATCGTGAGGGTGGAGCAGCAGAGCCGCAGCGGGGGGAGTGGTGGGGCCCGGACGCCTCGCTCCCTGCCCCGCTCCCCGCCCCACAGCGCCTCTCTGCGCAGCAGCAGCTCCATCAACACAGAGCCCATGCCTATCCCCATCCAGGCCCAGCCAGGCACAGGAGGCCGCTCACACCAACAGTCCACCTGCTCCATGGAGAGCCCTGTGCCCCCCGTCAGGAGCGTTGCCAAGCAGCAGACGCCACCGCAG GTGGCGTCGCCGGTAGAGCCAGTCACCATGTCACCGGTAGAGAGGACAGCGGCGTGGGTACTGAATAACGGCCAGTTCGAGGACGAGACGGCCCCAGCAGATCAGAGCAGGGAAGACAGCAGGCACGCCAAGAAG TATGAACAGGAGATCTCCAAGCTGAAGGAGCGCCTGCGAGTGTCTAGTCGGTGTCTGGAGGAGTACGAGAGACGTCTGCTGGCCCAGGAGCAGCAGATGCAGAAACTGCTGATGGAGTACAAGTCCCGCCTGGAGGACAGCGAGGAGAGGCTGCGGCGGCAGCAGGAGGAGAAGGACAACCAGATGAAGAGCATCATCTGCAG GTTAATTGCTGTTGAGGAGGAGCTGAAGAGAGACCATGCAGAGATGCAGGCTGTCATAGATGCCAAGCAGAAGATCATTGATGCACAG gAGAAGAGGATAAGCTCCCTGGATGCAGCCAACTCTCGGCTGATGAGTGCCCTGACACAGGTGAAGGAGCGCTATAGCATGCAGAACCTGCGCAACGGCCTCTCGCCAACCAACCCCACAAAACTGTCGATCACTGAGAACGGAGAGTTCAAAAACAGCAGCTGCTGA